In a single window of the Methanofollis ethanolicus genome:
- a CDS encoding APC family permease codes for MDDGYTRSGRLSAGTAVALAVGNMVGAGVFVLSGLMIQTAGPSAILSYLCGILVAFTGLSYAVLASICPGDGGGYLYAHRMLGPYPGFLAGWGMYISVTIASAFVLLGLGIYANRLLGTAFDPRTAALAGLALLTVLNLRSTAEAGRAEVALVAVKIAILTLVAAVGATYLTPADLTPFFPHGTGTMFDGVAMVFFAYLGFQVATMMGGEIRSSARVFPLATLASIGIVAVIYCGVEVALLAAHLPEYGDSSLFDAAVVFFGGWGETIIALGAIFSTLSAANANIIGGSRAILTMAAEKQIAGLFAALRGEKPANAVLLRQASRQD; via the coding sequence ATGGACGACGGTTACACCCGCAGCGGTAGGCTCAGCGCAGGCACCGCGGTCGCCCTCGCAGTCGGAAACATGGTAGGAGCAGGAGTTTTCGTGCTCTCCGGCCTCATGATACAGACGGCCGGGCCCTCGGCCATTCTGTCATATCTCTGCGGTATCCTCGTCGCCTTCACCGGTCTGTCCTATGCCGTCCTTGCGAGCATCTGCCCGGGCGACGGTGGCGGATATCTCTATGCCCACCGGATGCTCGGGCCGTATCCCGGTTTTCTTGCCGGGTGGGGGATGTACATCAGCGTCACCATCGCCTCGGCCTTCGTCCTTCTCGGCCTCGGCATCTATGCAAACCGCCTTCTCGGCACTGCCTTCGACCCCAGGACCGCAGCCCTTGCGGGTCTCGCCCTGCTCACTGTCCTCAACCTGAGGAGCACCGCCGAGGCCGGACGGGCCGAGGTGGCCCTCGTCGCAGTGAAGATCGCCATCCTTACCCTGGTGGCGGCCGTTGGGGCGACATATCTCACGCCTGCAGACCTCACACCCTTCTTCCCCCACGGGACCGGTACGATGTTCGACGGTGTTGCGATGGTCTTCTTCGCCTATCTCGGTTTCCAGGTCGCGACGATGATGGGCGGCGAGATCAGGAGTTCGGCGCGGGTCTTCCCCCTCGCCACCCTCGCCTCGATCGGGATCGTCGCCGTGATCTACTGCGGCGTCGAGGTCGCCCTCCTGGCCGCCCATCTTCCGGAGTACGGCGATAGCAGCCTCTTCGATGCCGCGGTCGTCTTCTTCGGCGGATGGGGAGAGACGATCATCGCTCTCGGGGCGATATTTTCCACGCTCTCGGCGGCGAACGCCAACATCATCGGCGGTTCCAGGGCGATCCTCACGATGGCGGCCGAAAAGCAGATCGCCGGACTTTTTGCCGCCCTCAGGGGCGAAAAGCCGGCGAATGCCGTGCTTCTTCGGCAGGCGTCGCGGCAGGACTGA
- a CDS encoding site-2 protease family protein, with the protein MDWVTILILLLGIYILAAAYVKATGKFADHIGFYGPIMMIKTENVGVFDWFRPYSRVLRAYGTVGVVMVIISAVLMTLMLVFAFNVTLVTQPEPTGIYKPQNILLLPGINEYVPSTLAVWFAFFLTLVIHEAGHGILCRIEDIKVKSAGLLYAVIPIGAFVEPDEEDAERVRGWPKARMLGAGITNNIVIGGICFVLFILVVGMATPLSSPAVYGVYEGGPAYDAGLPTPSVITEVNGVPVATRDEVTAALDTTSPGDRLSLTVEKDGVLTDRTLNLTAWPEAITAQVGPRSSGYMGIYYYDAASVQGMVGQMFSPIGWLRFVTIPFDMSVGGQQLKVLAFETPAAAYYEEPFPFFWGIVHFLFWSAWININVGIFNAIPMVPLDGGYILKEGVDRVLEPRGWGRYGQAIVTFVSWVLLSMMLGLIALPYLLHI; encoded by the coding sequence ATGGACTGGGTAACGATCCTCATACTTCTTCTCGGCATCTACATCCTGGCGGCCGCGTACGTGAAGGCGACCGGGAAATTTGCCGACCATATCGGGTTCTATGGTCCGATCATGATGATCAAGACGGAAAACGTCGGGGTCTTCGACTGGTTCAGGCCGTACTCCCGGGTACTCCGCGCCTACGGGACGGTCGGGGTCGTCATGGTGATCATCTCGGCCGTGCTGATGACCCTCATGCTCGTCTTCGCCTTCAACGTCACCCTTGTCACCCAGCCCGAGCCGACCGGGATCTACAAGCCCCAGAATATCCTCCTCCTCCCGGGGATCAACGAGTACGTCCCCTCGACCCTCGCGGTCTGGTTCGCGTTCTTCCTCACCCTCGTGATCCACGAGGCAGGCCACGGCATCCTCTGCAGGATCGAGGACATAAAAGTGAAGAGCGCCGGCCTGCTCTATGCGGTCATCCCGATCGGGGCCTTTGTCGAGCCCGACGAGGAGGACGCGGAGCGTGTCCGCGGCTGGCCGAAGGCCAGGATGCTTGGCGCCGGGATCACGAACAATATTGTCATCGGCGGCATATGTTTCGTGCTCTTCATCCTGGTCGTGGGGATGGCGACGCCCCTCAGTTCCCCGGCGGTCTACGGGGTCTACGAGGGGGGTCCGGCATATGACGCGGGCCTGCCGACGCCGAGCGTCATAACAGAGGTCAACGGCGTCCCGGTCGCGACGCGGGACGAGGTGACGGCGGCCCTCGACACGACGAGTCCCGGCGACCGCCTCAGCCTCACCGTCGAGAAGGACGGTGTCCTGACAGACCGCACCCTCAACCTGACGGCATGGCCCGAGGCGATCACCGCACAGGTCGGGCCGAGAAGTTCGGGCTACATGGGTATCTACTACTACGACGCCGCAAGCGTGCAGGGCATGGTCGGACAGATGTTCTCCCCCATAGGCTGGTTGCGCTTTGTCACCATCCCCTTCGACATGTCTGTCGGCGGCCAGCAGTTGAAGGTGCTCGCCTTCGAGACCCCGGCCGCGGCCTACTACGAGGAGCCCTTCCCCTTCTTCTGGGGAATCGTCCACTTCCTCTTCTGGTCGGCCTGGATCAACATCAATGTCGGGATCTTCAATGCCATCCCGATGGTGCCCCTCGACGGCGGCTACATCCTCAAGGAGGGGGTCGACCGCGTCCTCGAACCGCGGGGATGGGGCCGATACGGGCAGGCGATCGTCACCTTCGTCTCCTGGGTCCTCCTCTCGATGATGCTCGGGCTGATCGCGTTGCCCTATCTCCTCCATATCTGA
- the rnhB gene encoding ribonuclease HII: MICGVDEAGKGAVLGPMVVGAVGCEREADLPAGVRDSKALTPRQRERLYAEITGSFPWTVVEISAAEIDRLRREMTMNALVARGHADAIRALAPLTAYVDACDVNEERYGTTVAALLGGACTVVARHHGDALFPVVSAASIVAKVTRDHAIEALHAEEGEIGSGYPSDQATITYLKDYISGHGMPPACARQSWETVARLMDRRHQATLGDF; this comes from the coding sequence ATGATATGCGGCGTCGACGAGGCCGGGAAAGGCGCGGTCCTCGGCCCGATGGTGGTCGGGGCGGTCGGGTGCGAGAGGGAGGCCGACCTGCCGGCAGGGGTGCGGGACTCCAAGGCCCTCACCCCCCGGCAGCGCGAGAGGCTCTATGCCGAGATCACGGGTTCCTTCCCCTGGACAGTGGTCGAGATATCGGCGGCCGAGATCGACCGCCTGCGCCGGGAGATGACCATGAACGCCCTGGTGGCCCGGGGGCATGCCGACGCGATCCGCGCCCTCGCCCCGCTGACCGCCTATGTCGATGCCTGCGATGTGAACGAGGAGCGGTACGGGACGACGGTCGCCGCGCTCCTGGGCGGGGCCTGCACGGTCGTCGCCCGCCACCACGGCGACGCCCTCTTCCCTGTCGTCTCGGCCGCCTCCATCGTCGCAAAGGTGACGCGTGACCACGCGATCGAGGCACTGCACGCCGAAGAGGGGGAGATCGGGAGCGGGTATCCCTCCGACCAGGCGACCATCACGTACCTGAAGGACTACATCTCCGGCCATGGCATGCCCCCCGCCTGTGCCCGGCAGAGCTGGGAGACGGTGGCGCGGCTGATGGACAGGCGGCACCAGGCGACGCTCGGCGATTTCTGA
- a CDS encoding potassium channel family protein → MYLIIVGLGGIGRNLTAISAEHGDSVVVIDQDESKCNDILDHYDVLAITGDSTDSSVLDDAGIDRAQSLVATTSDDAVNLMTCWLAKRYNVPNVVSIVNQKEHSALFKEVGVKISENPDELVANRLYYWAENPNMQQLASIPGGTIFEIVAEDGAPIIDHEIKELEVKNFVFIAIRRAGGELIIPSGQVKIRPGDNITVFTKKEAESECLDILNRQLKKAGE, encoded by the coding sequence ATGTACCTCATCATCGTGGGCCTCGGGGGAATTGGACGAAACCTGACGGCGATATCCGCAGAACACGGCGATTCTGTCGTCGTCATCGACCAGGACGAGTCGAAGTGCAACGATATCCTCGACCACTATGATGTGCTTGCGATCACCGGCGACTCCACAGACAGTTCTGTCCTGGACGATGCCGGGATCGACCGGGCGCAGAGCCTTGTCGCCACCACGAGCGACGATGCCGTCAACCTGATGACCTGCTGGCTGGCAAAACGCTACAATGTCCCGAACGTCGTCTCCATCGTGAACCAGAAGGAACACTCTGCCCTCTTCAAGGAGGTCGGCGTGAAGATCAGCGAGAACCCGGACGAACTTGTGGCGAACCGCCTGTATTACTGGGCCGAGAACCCGAACATGCAGCAGCTTGCCTCCATCCCTGGCGGGACAATCTTCGAGATCGTCGCCGAGGACGGTGCGCCGATCATCGACCACGAGATCAAAGAACTCGAAGTGAAGAACTTCGTCTTCATCGCCATCCGCCGGGCTGGCGGCGAACTGATCATCCCGAGCGGGCAGGTGAAGATCCGGCCGGGCGACAATATCACCGTCTTTACCAAGAAGGAAGCCGAGTCCGAGTGTCTCGACATCCTCAACAGGCAGCTGAAAAAGGCCGGGGAATAA
- a CDS encoding NAD(P)/FAD-dependent oxidoreductase, whose translation MKNEYDVLVVGGGPGGALAAWTAARLGLSVCLIEKRPAIGAPVRCAEGIGKELLKSFIEPDPRWVSADIKRARIVAPDGTTIALDENKAGAEVGYVLDRKVFDRELVWQASKAGSDVFVKTRAVAPIMEGRHVRGAVVECCGKRQDVRAKVTIAADGVEAKFARWCGIDTTIPLTEMMSCIQYLVTDIDIDPNSNDFYLGNDVAPQGYLWVFAKGERSANIGIGIPASKNKPDMRARDYLDRFMRENFPNGKIIECIFGGDPVSRPLPCTVADGLMIVGDAARVVDPITGGGIGNAMITGRLAAEVAAKAIAQGDTSKEALMPYDAGWRQAKMGKTLERNYKVKEYFITLSDEKMNTLAQSIEGINFSEITVMALLTEIIKRNPKMLLELKGLTHALI comes from the coding sequence ATGAAGAATGAGTACGACGTTCTTGTCGTCGGCGGCGGACCCGGAGGGGCCCTTGCAGCATGGACCGCTGCCAGATTGGGTCTCTCGGTCTGCCTGATCGAGAAACGGCCGGCGATCGGAGCACCGGTCCGGTGTGCCGAAGGGATCGGCAAAGAACTCCTGAAGAGTTTTATCGAGCCCGACCCCCGCTGGGTCTCCGCCGATATCAAGAGGGCGCGGATCGTCGCCCCTGACGGCACGACCATCGCCCTCGATGAGAACAAGGCCGGCGCAGAGGTCGGCTATGTCCTCGACAGGAAGGTCTTCGACCGCGAACTCGTCTGGCAGGCATCGAAGGCAGGGTCTGATGTCTTTGTGAAGACCCGCGCCGTTGCCCCGATCATGGAAGGGCGCCACGTCCGCGGTGCCGTCGTCGAGTGCTGCGGAAAGAGGCAGGATGTGAGGGCGAAGGTCACCATCGCCGCCGACGGCGTCGAGGCGAAATTCGCACGCTGGTGCGGCATCGACACCACCATCCCGCTGACCGAGATGATGAGCTGCATCCAGTACCTCGTCACCGATATCGATATCGACCCGAACTCGAACGACTTCTACCTCGGCAACGACGTCGCCCCGCAGGGCTACCTGTGGGTCTTCGCCAAGGGCGAGCGGAGCGCCAATATCGGCATCGGCATCCCGGCGTCGAAGAACAAGCCCGATATGCGGGCACGGGACTATCTTGACAGGTTCATGCGCGAGAACTTCCCGAACGGCAAGATCATCGAGTGCATCTTCGGCGGCGACCCGGTATCGAGGCCCCTCCCCTGCACGGTGGCCGACGGCCTGATGATCGTGGGCGATGCTGCACGTGTCGTCGACCCCATCACCGGCGGCGGTATCGGCAACGCCATGATCACCGGCAGGCTTGCCGCGGAGGTGGCGGCGAAGGCAATCGCACAGGGCGACACCTCGAAGGAGGCCCTGATGCCCTACGACGCCGGGTGGCGGCAGGCGAAGATGGGCAAGACCCTCGAGCGGAACTATAAGGTGAAGGAGTACTTCATCACCCTCTCCGACGAGAAGATGAACACCCTTGCCCAATCCATCGAAGGCATCAACTTCAGCGAGATCACGGTAATGGCCCTCCTCACCGAGATCATCAAGAGAAACCCGAAGATGCTCCTCGAACTCAAGGGACTGACACACGCCCTCATCTGA
- a CDS encoding 4Fe-4S binding protein: protein MLQIHREICGYCGACVSVCPEGALELVDAYLTVESDICRCCGICTKACPLGALEVTDEE, encoded by the coding sequence ATGCTTCAAATTCACCGGGAAATATGTGGCTACTGCGGCGCATGTGTTTCGGTCTGCCCTGAAGGGGCTCTCGAACTCGTCGATGCGTACCTGACAGTCGAGAGCGACATCTGCCGCTGCTGCGGCATCTGCACGAAGGCCTGCCCGCTCGGAGCTCTGGAGGTGACCGATGAAGAATGA
- a CDS encoding energy-coupling factor ABC transporter ATP-binding protein yields the protein MTAAIEFQNVHFAYPDRPESLKGIDIAVSRGSKVALVGPNGAGKTTLLLMCNGMLRPTKGRVLVGGRPVAYDARSLREVRRSVGLVFQNSDAQIFAPTVWQDVAFGPANLGMPQETVKKVVGDALHYVGLSGYEKRPPHHLSGGEKKRVAIAGVLAMDPEVLVFDEPTSSLDPATSEEVMDLLDEMNHGGRTILLSTHDVELAYRWADKVVLMEAGAVLRMGAPEEIFADSTHLARARLKPPTVLDLFRELRGRRVLADAAPPKSALAFTDLIECRLRGGVSRDGHGIIYLRDVAGPDGTTALAHLLAGSAPVWVGAMGTKAKKVAREAGIDLDFTYGVIDKCLLRAVNGEDSLILTSGGMVAHTVERIAGYTRTSGREIAVRQV from the coding sequence ATGACAGCAGCAATCGAATTCCAGAACGTGCACTTTGCCTACCCCGACCGCCCCGAGTCCCTGAAAGGGATCGACATCGCCGTCAGCAGAGGGAGCAAGGTCGCCCTTGTCGGTCCGAATGGCGCGGGAAAGACGACCCTTCTCCTGATGTGCAACGGGATGCTCAGGCCGACGAAAGGGAGGGTCCTCGTCGGCGGCAGGCCGGTGGCGTACGACGCCCGCTCCCTCCGCGAGGTACGGAGGTCGGTCGGCCTTGTCTTCCAGAACTCCGACGCCCAGATCTTTGCCCCGACAGTCTGGCAGGATGTCGCCTTCGGGCCGGCGAACCTCGGCATGCCGCAGGAGACGGTGAAAAAAGTCGTCGGCGACGCCCTCCACTATGTCGGCCTCTCCGGCTACGAGAAACGCCCACCTCACCACCTCTCAGGCGGGGAGAAGAAGAGGGTCGCCATTGCGGGGGTGCTCGCGATGGACCCCGAGGTGCTCGTCTTCGACGAACCGACAAGTTCCCTCGACCCCGCGACCTCCGAGGAGGTGATGGACCTCCTCGACGAGATGAACCATGGCGGCCGAACGATCCTCCTCTCGACGCACGACGTCGAACTCGCCTACCGCTGGGCCGACAAGGTCGTGCTCATGGAGGCCGGGGCGGTGCTCAGGATGGGAGCGCCAGAAGAGATCTTCGCCGACAGCACCCACCTCGCCCGGGCGCGCCTCAAACCCCCGACCGTGCTGGACCTCTTCCGGGAACTGAGGGGCCGGCGCGTGCTGGCCGACGCCGCACCGCCGAAGAGCGCACTCGCCTTCACCGACCTCATCGAGTGCCGTCTCCGCGGCGGCGTGAGCCGCGACGGCCACGGCATCATCTATCTCAGGGACGTCGCTGGCCCTGACGGCACCACCGCACTCGCCCATCTCCTCGCGGGGAGCGCACCGGTGTGGGTCGGCGCCATGGGGACGAAGGCAAAGAAGGTGGCGCGGGAGGCGGGGATAGACCTCGACTTCACCTACGGCGTCATCGACAAGTGCCTGTTACGCGCCGTGAACGGCGAAGACTCCCTGATCCTGACCTCGGGCGGCATGGTCGCCCATACTGTCGAGAGGATCGCCGGATACACCCGGACGAGCGGCCGGGAGATCGCGGTCAGGCAGGTCTGA
- the cbiQ gene encoding cobalt ECF transporter T component CbiQ codes for MMENILDDYAQQSTLRETDTRAKLLLGGGAIAAALISAGPIAPAFIAASMAAITVGIARIPARFYAALLTIPLSFAVLSAGVILFLSGGGETVWSMPISGITLAVTTGSANQAALVLARTFAGMCALFFIALTTPMVEIFTVMRSLRLPPEFVDLAMLIYHFIFVLIGEAVATRNAQEIRQGYAGFGNSVRSFSMLAGTLFVRAWEKGEELILAMDARCYDGIFPACGGETTLSRGGAAAVAAYLILCGSLALLTGGIQIF; via the coding sequence ATGATGGAGAACATACTGGACGATTATGCCCAGCAGAGCACGTTGCGGGAGACCGACACGCGGGCAAAACTCCTCCTCGGCGGCGGGGCGATCGCCGCCGCCCTCATCTCCGCAGGCCCCATCGCCCCGGCCTTCATCGCCGCGTCCATGGCGGCGATCACCGTCGGGATCGCGCGCATCCCGGCGCGCTTCTACGCCGCACTCCTCACCATCCCCCTCTCCTTCGCCGTCCTCTCTGCGGGCGTGATCCTCTTCCTCTCCGGCGGCGGTGAGACCGTCTGGAGCATGCCGATCAGCGGCATCACCCTCGCTGTCACGACAGGGAGCGCCAACCAGGCCGCCCTTGTCCTCGCCCGGACCTTCGCCGGGATGTGCGCCCTCTTCTTTATCGCTCTCACCACGCCCATGGTCGAGATCTTCACGGTAATGCGCTCCCTCAGGCTGCCACCCGAGTTCGTCGACCTTGCCATGCTCATCTACCACTTCATCTTCGTCCTCATCGGCGAGGCGGTGGCCACCCGGAATGCGCAGGAGATCAGGCAGGGCTATGCCGGGTTCGGGAACTCGGTGCGGTCCTTCTCGATGCTCGCGGGGACACTCTTTGTACGGGCATGGGAGAAAGGCGAGGAACTCATCCTCGCCATGGACGCCCGGTGCTATGACGGCATATTCCCGGCCTGCGGCGGAGAGACGACGCTCTCCCGCGGGGGTGCCGCGGCCGTCGCCGCCTACCTCATCCTGTGCGGTTCGCTCGCCCTCCTGACTGGCGGGATACAGATATTCTGA
- a CDS encoding energy-coupling factor ABC transporter substrate-binding protein, translating to MKYALEIAVLAIVLVFAASILVVLSTGEHEWAGADDQAEDVIKEMTGSEYEPWTTPVYEPPSGEIESLFFSLQAAIGALVIGFFFGYYYRGRQITT from the coding sequence ATGAAGTATGCCCTGGAGATCGCCGTCCTCGCGATCGTCCTTGTCTTTGCCGCGTCCATCCTCGTCGTCCTCTCCACCGGCGAACACGAATGGGCCGGGGCCGACGACCAGGCCGAGGACGTCATCAAGGAGATGACAGGCTCGGAGTACGAACCCTGGACAACACCAGTCTACGAACCGCCAAGCGGCGAGATCGAGTCCCTCTTCTTCTCGCTTCAGGCAGCGATCGGAGCCCTCGTGATCGGGTTTTTCTTCGGGTATTATTACCGCGGACGACAGATCACTACCTGA
- a CDS encoding energy-coupling factor ABC transporter permease, with amino-acid sequence MHIMEGFLPPAWCLFWFLVSAPFIIYGMYQLRILMREKRETLPLLAVAGAFVFVLSSLKLPSVSGSCSHPTGTGLGAILFGPCITSILGLIVLLYQAIFLAHGGLSTLGANVFSMGIAGPILAWAIYKGGQKTGLNTYLTVFLAAALADLFTYVVTSVQLALAFPAEVGGFATSFAAFATVFAVTQVPLSIIEGAVIALTFKYIIDVRSEILVKLGVLTDAAAGRLRGVGA; translated from the coding sequence ATGCACATCATGGAAGGATTCCTCCCACCAGCCTGGTGCCTCTTCTGGTTCCTGGTCTCGGCGCCGTTCATCATCTACGGGATGTACCAGTTGCGAATACTGATGCGGGAGAAGAGAGAGACCCTCCCCCTCCTTGCCGTCGCGGGGGCGTTCGTCTTCGTCCTCTCCTCCCTCAAACTCCCTTCAGTGAGCGGGAGCTGCTCTCACCCGACCGGCACAGGCCTCGGGGCGATCCTCTTCGGCCCCTGCATCACCTCCATCCTCGGACTGATCGTCCTCCTGTACCAGGCGATCTTCCTCGCCCATGGCGGCCTCTCCACCCTCGGCGCGAATGTCTTCTCCATGGGGATCGCAGGGCCCATCCTTGCCTGGGCGATCTATAAAGGAGGCCAGAAGACAGGGCTCAACACATACCTGACAGTCTTTCTCGCCGCCGCCCTCGCCGACCTCTTCACCTACGTGGTGACCTCGGTCCAGCTTGCCCTCGCCTTCCCGGCCGAAGTCGGCGGTTTCGCCACCTCATTCGCCGCCTTTGCCACCGTCTTCGCAGTCACGCAGGTCCCCCTCTCCATCATCGAGGGTGCGGTCATCGCCCTGACCTTCAAGTACATCATCGATGTCCGCTCCGAGATCCTGGTGAAGCTCGGCGTCCTCACCGACGCGGCGGCCGGCCGTCTCAGGGGGGTGGGGGCATGA